A stretch of the Candidatus Cloacimonas sp. genome encodes the following:
- a CDS encoding cyclic nucleotide-binding domain-containing protein: protein MLKDIFAWLKEVLKKPDKYADLKNFPVLSELNSFELYLLNNFLHKRTFAEGEVLYEKGHPLEVVYFILSGKIEANGSIYPAGHNIIGANQVLGIIDMFNEETRSCSAKAITTTSVYAISRFDLMELIKQNPHLGIKLYTAFCKMLSNYIFKITAKQETAD from the coding sequence ATGTTAAAAGATATTTTCGCCTGGTTGAAAGAAGTCCTGAAAAAACCTGATAAATATGCGGATTTGAAAAATTTTCCTGTCCTAAGCGAGCTGAATTCGTTTGAACTCTATTTACTAAATAACTTTTTACACAAACGCACTTTCGCAGAGGGAGAAGTCCTTTACGAAAAGGGACATCCTTTGGAAGTAGTTTATTTCATTCTTTCCGGAAAGATTGAAGCCAACGGTTCCATCTATCCTGCGGGGCATAATATTATTGGAGCGAACCAGGTTTTGGGCATTATTGATATGTTCAATGAAGAAACTCGTAGCTGTTCTGCCAAAGCCATTACGACTACTTCCGTTTATGCTATCTCGCGTTTTGACTTGATGGAATTGATAAAGCAGAATCCGCATTTAGGCATAAAGCTATATACGGCATTTTGTAAAATGC
- a CDS encoding protein-L-isoaspartate(D-aspartate) O-methyltransferase, producing MRFEDQRQLLVNELKLAGITSSAILSSFAKVPREDYVLTDCREYAYQNRPLPIKDGQTISQPLMIAIMLQLLDLQPTDIVLEIGTGSGYQSALLAEIVKEVCSVERLETLSLNAQKILRNAGYKNIYFRIGDGHNGWEKAYPPYKEFNKIIVSAAAEEVPPRLIEQLAIGGKLAIPIGKSGYQVLHIINKTNDGIEIAEAGGCSFVPLVYDNNTLR from the coding sequence ATGCGTTTTGAAGATCAACGGCAACTATTGGTAAATGAACTGAAATTGGCAGGCATTACTTCTTCAGCCATTTTATCCTCGTTCGCCAAAGTTCCCAGAGAGGATTATGTTCTAACTGATTGTCGCGAATATGCTTATCAAAATCGTCCCTTACCCATCAAAGACGGGCAAACCATATCTCAGCCCTTAATGATAGCTATTATGTTACAATTGCTTGATTTACAACCCACCGACATTGTTTTGGAGATTGGAACTGGAAGTGGATATCAAAGCGCCTTGCTTGCCGAAATTGTGAAAGAGGTCTGTTCAGTGGAACGATTGGAAACACTTTCTTTAAATGCTCAAAAGATTTTACGCAATGCCGGCTACAAAAATATATATTTTAGAATTGGAGACGGACATAATGGCTGGGAAAAAGCATATCCGCCTTATAAGGAATTTAACAAAATAATTGTTTCTGCCGCCGCGGAAGAAGTTCCCCCTCGCCTAATCGAACAATTGGCAATAGGTGGAAAATTGGCAATTCCCATCGGTAAATCCGGTTACCAAGTTCTGCATATCATCAATAAAACCAATGATGGAATAGAAATAGCTGAGGCAGGTGGCTGTTCCTTCGTTCCTCTTGTTTATGATAATAACACTTTGAGGTAA